The Chitinivorax tropicus genome includes a region encoding these proteins:
- a CDS encoding ArnT family glycosyltransferase: MATSMTIESWEDQSFAQRAISYAVFLLPIIYLFFGIDQYALLNENEGRYAEIAREMLASGNFIIPHLNGLPYLEKPPLLYYLTTLSFSLFGVNDIAARLVPISASLLAVGTLAWFGRAVGRPLAGLIAAFVLGSSLGFVLLGNVQMTDSLYNALWSSALLVAYVGLTRPSSKLMAISYALLALAVLAKGLVTLVLFYMVLFPLAWLSRDVTPSQWLKRLFAPWPIVVFAVIAVPWHIAAALSLKEFSWFYFINEHVYRFTGQRMPKDYYAGGTPLFYVPRLIFLFFPWSIIMLIALIKRQITIDQTDRRLTWFAWLLAGIPTAFFAISSSKADYYVMVALPGIALVLAQSLARNWQRSQTFILSSIILCVFGAAFGAWQSWIFAPEGLSSFMPWQLLPSSPVALAWSVLGGAAALLFWLKRPLFAWLAIGLMFLPLKITLVDALQAKEPHVSAQNLAGYIKRHHSTVPVMLYRDYELLSSLPFHLEQTIPVVDSVSPDLWFGQQLGTVPSQFPLSTDLIQSNRGFLLVVPDRRLQEMAASPLAPKLSLVTQIGDARLYRFTP, from the coding sequence ATGGCAACATCAATGACCATCGAGTCTTGGGAAGATCAGTCTTTTGCACAACGTGCAATCAGCTACGCCGTATTCTTACTACCAATAATATATCTGTTTTTCGGTATAGATCAATATGCACTATTGAATGAGAACGAAGGTCGCTACGCAGAAATCGCACGCGAGATGCTGGCGTCAGGTAATTTCATCATTCCGCATCTGAATGGACTGCCATACCTCGAAAAACCTCCTTTGTTGTATTACCTGACAACGCTGTCATTCAGTCTGTTCGGCGTCAATGACATTGCTGCCCGCCTCGTGCCAATCAGCGCGTCATTGTTGGCAGTCGGCACGCTGGCTTGGTTTGGACGAGCGGTTGGTCGCCCATTGGCCGGGCTGATCGCCGCCTTTGTTCTAGGCTCATCACTTGGGTTCGTTCTGCTTGGCAATGTGCAGATGACCGATTCGTTATACAACGCTTTATGGAGCAGCGCACTGCTGGTTGCCTATGTAGGCCTGACGCGGCCTTCCAGTAAGCTGATGGCGATTTCATACGCACTATTGGCGTTGGCGGTCCTGGCCAAGGGCTTGGTGACCCTGGTCTTGTTCTACATGGTGCTGTTTCCACTGGCTTGGCTGAGCCGAGATGTCACACCATCCCAATGGTTGAAACGCCTGTTTGCACCTTGGCCCATCGTGGTATTCGCGGTGATTGCGGTGCCCTGGCATATTGCGGCAGCGCTGTCGTTGAAGGAATTCAGCTGGTTTTACTTCATCAATGAGCATGTCTACCGATTCACTGGGCAGCGGATGCCAAAGGATTATTATGCCGGCGGTACGCCACTGTTCTATGTTCCACGGCTGATTTTCCTGTTTTTCCCCTGGTCGATCATTATGTTGATTGCCCTGATCAAACGACAGATCACCATCGACCAGACTGATCGTCGTCTGACTTGGTTTGCTTGGCTGCTGGCCGGTATTCCAACCGCTTTTTTTGCCATTTCCTCATCCAAGGCAGACTATTACGTGATGGTGGCGCTACCAGGAATCGCGCTGGTCCTGGCACAATCCTTGGCCAGAAATTGGCAGCGTAGTCAGACGTTCATTCTCAGTAGCATCATTCTATGTGTGTTCGGTGCCGCGTTTGGTGCGTGGCAGTCCTGGATCTTTGCGCCGGAAGGGCTGTCATCATTCATGCCTTGGCAACTGCTACCCTCCTCTCCGGTTGCGCTGGCTTGGAGTGTACTTGGTGGTGCCGCTGCATTGTTGTTCTGGCTGAAGCGCCCGCTGTTCGCTTGGTTGGCCATCGGTTTGATGTTCCTGCCGTTGAAGATCACCTTGGTTGATGCATTACAGGCAAAAGAGCCTCATGTATCCGCTCAAAACTTAGCCGGGTATATCAAACGACACCATAGTACGGTGCCGGTCATGCTATACCGTGACTATGAATTGCTATCGAGCTTGCCATTCCATCTGGAGCAGACCATACCAGTGGTTGACTCCGTCAGCCCTGACCTATGGTTTGGCCAGCAGCTGGGCACCGTGCCAAGCCAGTTCCCACTTTCGACAGACTTGATCCAAAGCAACCGTGGATTCCTCCTGGTTGTACCAGATAGACGTTTGCAGGAAATGGCGGCCTCGCCCCTGGCGCCTAAATTGTCATTGGTTACCCAGATTGGCGATGCGCGTCTATATCGTTTCACGCCTTGA
- a CDS encoding phosphoribosylaminoimidazolesuccinocarboxamide synthase: MTGLTQTNLQSLKKIYSGKVRDLYEIDDKRMLMIATDRLSAFDVILNEPIPDKGKLLTAISNFWFDQLAGLVPSHFTGDQPEDVVSAADRPQVEGRAVVCKRLKPVPVEAIVRGYLAGSGWKEYQKTGTVCGIELPAGLQEAARLPAPIFTPSTKAAVGDHDENISFDELTQKIGQDLAERVRDTAIALYKAAAEYAATRGIIIADTKFEFGLDEEGTLTLMDEALTPDSSRFWPAESYQVGINPPSFDKQYVRDWLESTGWNKTPPAPELPEEVAVRTAEKYREALVKLTR; this comes from the coding sequence ATGACCGGCCTGACGCAAACCAATCTGCAAAGCCTGAAAAAGATCTATTCCGGAAAAGTGCGCGACTTGTACGAGATCGACGATAAACGGATGCTGATGATCGCCACCGATCGCCTGTCCGCGTTCGATGTCATTCTGAATGAGCCCATTCCAGACAAAGGCAAATTGCTGACTGCCATCTCCAATTTCTGGTTTGATCAGTTGGCAGGATTGGTTCCAAGCCATTTCACCGGCGATCAGCCGGAAGATGTGGTCAGTGCAGCTGACCGCCCCCAGGTGGAGGGGCGTGCGGTGGTGTGCAAACGCCTGAAACCAGTACCTGTCGAAGCCATTGTGCGTGGGTATCTGGCAGGCAGTGGCTGGAAGGAATACCAAAAAACGGGAACGGTATGTGGCATTGAATTGCCAGCAGGACTACAGGAAGCCGCCCGGTTGCCCGCCCCTATTTTCACGCCCTCCACCAAGGCTGCAGTGGGCGACCATGATGAAAACATCAGTTTTGATGAGCTGACCCAAAAAATCGGTCAAGACCTGGCTGAGCGGGTCAGGGATACCGCGATTGCACTGTATAAGGCTGCGGCGGAGTATGCCGCCACACGTGGAATCATCATCGCCGATACCAAATTTGAGTTTGGTCTGGATGAAGAGGGCACCCTGACATTGATGGATGAAGCGCTGACGCCTGATTCATCCCGTTTCTGGCCTGCGGAAAGCTATCAAGTGGGAATCAACCCGCCTTCTTTTGACAAACAATATGTACGGGACTGGCTGGAATCGACAGGCTGGAACAAAACGCCTCCTGCACCGGAACTTCCTGAAGAAGTGGCAGTCAGAACAGCAGAGAAGTATCGCGAAGCATTGGTGAAGCTGACGCGCTAG
- a CDS encoding DNA alkylation repair protein: MTAWASSLLLALQGRADTDTARAMRAYMRDQFPFLGIKTPLRRQISRPFMLAAKQFDESMLLAAADWLWSQPQRECQYVVVDLVAQSVSRLGSSAMTQLEQWVQTKSWWDTVDGLAAWVMGPLVLADRTLQTRMDELSTHENLWLRRAALLHQLHWKRQTDTARLFAYCQRNASDPEFFIRKAIGWALREFAYTDPDAVRDFVEHTSLSPLSAREAMKHLMKEPP; this comes from the coding sequence ATGACGGCGTGGGCATCATCGCTGTTGCTCGCGCTACAAGGACGTGCTGACACGGACACGGCCCGTGCGATGCGGGCCTATATGCGTGACCAGTTTCCATTTCTGGGGATCAAGACACCGTTACGGCGGCAGATCAGCCGGCCCTTCATGCTCGCGGCCAAGCAATTTGACGAGAGTATGTTGTTGGCGGCGGCGGATTGGCTGTGGAGTCAGCCTCAGCGTGAGTGCCAATACGTGGTGGTCGATCTGGTGGCTCAATCCGTCAGCAGATTGGGGTCATCTGCGATGACCCAGCTGGAGCAATGGGTACAAACCAAAAGCTGGTGGGATACGGTGGATGGGCTGGCAGCCTGGGTCATGGGGCCCTTGGTGCTGGCTGATCGCACGCTGCAGACACGCATGGATGAGCTCAGTACGCACGAGAACCTTTGGCTACGGCGGGCTGCCCTGTTGCATCAGCTTCACTGGAAGCGCCAGACCGACACGGCGCGTTTGTTTGCCTATTGTCAGCGCAATGCTAGTGACCCCGAATTCTTCATACGCAAGGCCATTGGTTGGGCCCTGCGTGAATTTGCTTATACTGACCCGGACGCCGTCCGTGATTTTGTCGAACACACCTCGCTTTCGCCCTTGTCGGCTCGCGAAGCAATGAAACATCTGATGAAGGAACCGCCATGA
- a CDS encoding ATP-binding protein — protein sequence MAYWHLYSTLQTSMLNGLKGYVDARGRGESEHFKLAEIQTRMMADEFMKRLIAMGDEDPQAEFDAIFKRYPDELIRVRPDLNDFRTKATVFVRHDVPLTADLRRRLVIAYRLLSDWGILTTNRFIDSFINMPEQLSVNYAPFVDWSLAATRETDIYTYETVWRSTISKNPDRKPFWTGIYFDEGAKKWMVSHVTPSDINNRWVVSTGQDIVIDDMVKRTVNEQLTGTYNIILRHDGELLAHPTLMEQIRKAGGNLNAVKLHDAALTNIVDAAVNSKGSPAIVETSDAQYFLGVTRIEGPNWIFVTVYPKSLLQRLAFDNASFVLGLGAVSLLLELLLIRLVLRRQVIAPLESLLGATERVRGGDWNIRINWPHQDEIGRLASSFTAMAQSLGERDRQLQRSAQDLATQVELVLANEARLQAISAAIPDAIYVLDREGNIMEAFGNQALFAMNNRRSNNVVEALPQDISREILLVVGRCLDTGDTQIYEYPLMLQGQLYWFEGRTARLPQHTAQNAVVWLARDVSARKLAEIELRQARDYLVEQVALQTADLVAAKEKADAANLAKTQFLSNMSHELRTPMHAILSFARLGLDKAEQATPDKLKRYFSNIADSGERMLALVNDLLDVTRLESGKMAFSLTEQPLKPLIESIMVELDELAKRQALQVVLQTDGTEPVFGFDRLRIGQVIRNLLSNAIKFSREHEQVLIELTTCDAPMPRAIVRVMDRGIGIPPDELEAIFDKFVQSSRTSRESGGSGLGLAISREIIRGHGGDIFAELREGGGSILTFWLPLAPSTNQPDDEN from the coding sequence ATGGCATATTGGCACCTCTATTCAACCTTGCAGACCAGCATGCTCAATGGCCTGAAAGGCTATGTAGACGCCCGTGGTCGGGGTGAAAGCGAACATTTCAAATTGGCCGAGATCCAGACTCGGATGATGGCCGATGAATTCATGAAGCGGCTCATCGCCATGGGCGATGAAGACCCACAGGCAGAATTTGATGCCATTTTCAAACGCTATCCTGACGAATTGATCAGGGTGCGTCCGGATCTGAATGACTTCCGCACCAAGGCAACAGTCTTCGTCCGACATGACGTACCACTGACCGCAGATCTACGCCGTCGCCTGGTCATCGCCTATCGGCTGCTCTCTGACTGGGGGATACTGACCACCAACCGCTTCATCGACAGTTTCATCAATATGCCAGAGCAGTTGTCGGTCAATTATGCGCCATTTGTCGATTGGAGCCTGGCCGCGACGCGTGAAACCGACATCTATACCTACGAAACGGTCTGGCGCTCAACGATCAGCAAGAACCCTGACCGGAAGCCATTTTGGACTGGCATCTACTTTGATGAAGGTGCCAAGAAATGGATGGTGTCGCATGTCACACCAAGTGACATCAACAACCGCTGGGTGGTGTCAACCGGACAGGATATCGTCATCGATGACATGGTCAAACGCACTGTCAACGAACAGTTGACCGGTACGTACAACATCATTCTGCGCCACGATGGCGAGTTGCTTGCCCATCCCACTTTGATGGAGCAGATCCGCAAAGCAGGGGGCAATTTGAATGCGGTGAAATTGCATGATGCGGCACTGACCAATATCGTTGATGCAGCAGTCAACTCCAAGGGATCTCCAGCCATTGTCGAAACCAGCGATGCTCAATATTTCCTGGGGGTAACGCGCATCGAAGGCCCGAATTGGATTTTTGTCACCGTCTATCCCAAGTCGCTGCTGCAGCGACTGGCTTTTGACAACGCCTCATTCGTGCTGGGCCTGGGTGCTGTTTCCCTGCTCTTGGAGCTGCTGTTGATCCGGTTGGTATTGAGACGCCAGGTCATCGCACCGCTGGAGTCCCTGCTGGGCGCAACCGAACGTGTTCGGGGTGGGGATTGGAATATCCGGATCAATTGGCCTCACCAGGATGAAATCGGGAGGCTGGCCAGCTCATTTACGGCGATGGCCCAGTCTTTGGGCGAACGTGATAGACAACTGCAGCGCAGCGCACAGGATCTCGCGACACAGGTTGAGCTGGTGCTGGCCAACGAGGCGCGCTTGCAAGCGATCAGCGCAGCCATTCCTGATGCAATCTATGTGCTGGATCGCGAAGGCAATATCATGGAAGCCTTTGGCAATCAGGCGCTGTTCGCGATGAACAATCGCCGTAGCAACAATGTCGTCGAGGCTTTGCCACAGGACATTTCCCGCGAGATCCTGCTGGTGGTGGGCCGTTGCCTGGATACTGGCGACACGCAGATCTATGAATACCCGCTGATGTTGCAGGGCCAGTTGTATTGGTTCGAGGGCCGCACCGCACGCCTGCCACAGCATACCGCCCAGAATGCAGTCGTGTGGCTGGCTCGGGACGTATCCGCCCGCAAGCTGGCCGAAATCGAATTACGGCAGGCCCGTGATTATCTGGTCGAGCAGGTTGCATTACAGACTGCCGATCTGGTTGCCGCCAAGGAAAAAGCCGACGCCGCCAACTTGGCGAAGACCCAATTCCTATCCAATATGTCGCATGAGCTGCGCACACCGATGCACGCCATTCTGAGTTTTGCGAGATTGGGGCTGGATAAGGCCGAACAGGCAACCCCGGATAAATTGAAGCGCTACTTCTCGAATATTGCCGACTCCGGCGAGCGCATGCTGGCACTGGTCAACGATCTACTGGATGTCACTCGCCTGGAGTCCGGCAAGATGGCATTCAGTTTGACTGAGCAGCCACTGAAGCCCTTGATCGAATCTATCATGGTGGAGCTGGACGAGCTGGCCAAGCGCCAAGCACTGCAAGTTGTGTTGCAGACTGATGGCACTGAACCGGTGTTCGGTTTCGATCGGCTGCGCATCGGACAGGTCATCCGTAATCTGCTGTCCAACGCCATCAAATTCTCCAGGGAACACGAGCAGGTACTGATCGAGCTGACAACCTGTGACGCACCCATGCCAAGGGCGATTGTGCGGGTAATGGATCGGGGCATTGGCATTCCACCAGACGAACTGGAAGCCATCTTCGATAAATTTGTGCAAAGCAGCCGCACATCGCGCGAGTCGGGCGGCAGCGGCCTGGGTTTGGCCATCTCCAGGGAAATCATTCGCGGCCATGGCGGCGATATCTTTGCCGAACTACGCGAGGGCGGTGGATCGATCCTGACCTTCTGGCTGCCATTGGCACCAAGCACCAATCAGCCCGATGACGAGAATTGA
- the purE gene encoding 5-(carboxyamino)imidazole ribonucleotide mutase, with protein sequence MIQIGVVMGSNSDWDVMQHAARVLKDFGVEFEARVVSAHRTPDLLYEYAETAHERGLKAIIAGAGGAAHLPGMLAAKTVVPVLGVPVPSKYLKGQDSLYSIVQMPKGIPVATFAIGEAGAANAGLFAVSLLANQDARLRLALEAFREKQKQTVLAMALPDVE encoded by the coding sequence ATGATCCAGATCGGCGTCGTAATGGGCAGCAATAGCGATTGGGACGTAATGCAGCATGCTGCGCGCGTACTCAAGGATTTCGGCGTGGAATTCGAGGCTCGGGTCGTGTCCGCGCATCGTACACCGGATTTGCTATACGAATATGCTGAAACCGCGCACGAGCGCGGCCTGAAGGCAATCATCGCCGGTGCAGGTGGCGCAGCCCATCTGCCGGGTATGCTGGCGGCCAAGACCGTGGTGCCAGTGCTTGGTGTGCCTGTGCCTTCAAAATATCTCAAAGGCCAGGATTCACTGTACTCCATCGTGCAGATGCCTAAAGGCATTCCAGTTGCGACCTTCGCCATTGGCGAAGCCGGCGCAGCCAATGCAGGTTTATTTGCGGTGTCATTGCTGGCCAATCAGGATGCCCGTCTGCGCTTGGCATTGGAAGCATTCCGTGAGAAACAGAAACAAACCGTGCTGGCGATGGCCTTGCCGGACGTGGAGTAA
- the malG gene encoding maltose ABC transporter permease MalG, with amino-acid sequence MAVVLDKSHRWRVVAAHIGIIAFIALIMFPFVMILSISLRPGNFATGSIIPDTISFEHWKLALGISYQGADGSLVQPPFPVMRWLWNSIKVATMSAAVTLLLSTTCAFAFARMKFPFKNQTMTAMLLMQMFPAVLALVAIFAIFDQIGTYVPWLGIDSHGSLVLAYAGGIAMHVWTIKGYYDTIPAEIEEAAKVDGATPWQAFRLVLLPMALPILMVVFLLAFINAIIEYPVASVLLHQQENLTLAVGSKMFLYPQKYMWGDFAAAAILSGLPITVVFLIAQKWMISGLTAGGVKG; translated from the coding sequence ATGGCTGTTGTACTCGATAAATCTCACCGCTGGCGGGTTGTCGCCGCGCATATCGGCATCATCGCGTTCATTGCATTGATCATGTTTCCATTTGTGATGATCCTGTCGATCAGCTTGCGCCCGGGCAACTTCGCCACAGGCAGCATCATCCCCGATACCATCAGCTTTGAGCATTGGAAGCTGGCCTTGGGCATCTCCTACCAAGGGGCGGACGGCAGTTTGGTGCAGCCGCCGTTTCCGGTCATGCGCTGGCTGTGGAATTCGATCAAGGTAGCGACCATGTCGGCTGCCGTCACCTTGCTGCTATCCACTACCTGTGCATTTGCTTTTGCCCGGATGAAGTTTCCGTTCAAAAATCAGACCATGACTGCCATGCTGCTGATGCAGATGTTCCCAGCAGTATTGGCGCTGGTGGCCATTTTCGCGATCTTTGATCAAATCGGTACTTATGTCCCTTGGCTGGGTATCGACAGCCATGGCAGCCTGGTACTTGCCTATGCGGGCGGTATCGCCATGCATGTATGGACGATCAAAGGCTATTACGACACCATTCCCGCAGAAATCGAAGAAGCAGCCAAAGTAGATGGCGCAACGCCATGGCAGGCTTTCCGCCTGGTGCTGTTGCCGATGGCGCTGCCTATTCTGATGGTGGTGTTCTTGTTGGCCTTCATCAACGCAATCATTGAGTATCCTGTGGCATCCGTACTGCTGCATCAGCAAGAGAATCTGACTCTGGCTGTCGGCTCAAAGATGTTCCTGTACCCACAAAAGTATATGTGGGGAGATTTTGCCGCTGCTGCCATTCTCTCGGGCTTGCCGATCACGGTGGTCTTCCTGATCGCGCAGAAATGGATGATCTCTGGGCTGACCGCAGGTGGGGTGAAAGGCTAA
- the gap gene encoding type I glyceraldehyde-3-phosphate dehydrogenase — protein sequence MTIRLAINGYGRIGRNTLRALYEAKRNHEFQIVAVNTLGDTNINAHLTQYDTVHGPFQADVSVDGSDMIVNGDRIRFLSERDPAKLPWAELNIDVVLECTGLFTSKEKASAHLAAGAKKVIISAPGGNDVDATIVYGVNHQTLRPEHTVISNASCTTNCLAPVVKPLHEKLGIVSGLMTTVHSYTNDQVLTDLYHSDLRRARAATHSMIPTKTGAAAAIGLVMPELAGKLDGMAVRVPTINVSLVDLVFQAGRDTTKDEVNAIVKEAAEGALQGILKVNTLPLVSIDFNHNPASSIFDATQTKVIAGRQVKIMAWYDNEWGYSNRMLDAAKALIQAGR from the coding sequence ATGACTATTCGTCTTGCCATCAACGGTTATGGCCGCATTGGCCGCAATACGCTACGGGCGTTGTATGAAGCCAAGCGTAATCACGAGTTTCAGATTGTTGCAGTCAACACATTGGGCGACACCAATATCAACGCCCATCTGACCCAATACGATACTGTCCATGGCCCTTTCCAGGCTGATGTGTCGGTCGATGGCAGCGACATGATCGTCAATGGCGATCGTATCCGCTTCCTGTCAGAACGTGATCCCGCCAAGTTGCCGTGGGCCGAGCTGAATATCGACGTGGTGCTGGAGTGCACCGGTCTGTTCACCAGCAAGGAAAAAGCTTCTGCGCATCTGGCAGCCGGGGCCAAGAAAGTCATCATCTCGGCACCAGGTGGCAATGATGTGGATGCCACCATTGTATATGGTGTCAATCACCAGACACTGCGACCAGAGCACACCGTCATTTCGAATGCATCTTGCACCACCAACTGCCTGGCACCAGTGGTCAAGCCATTGCACGAGAAGCTGGGCATCGTGTCTGGCTTGATGACAACCGTCCATTCCTACACCAATGATCAGGTGCTGACGGACCTGTATCACAGCGACCTGCGTCGCGCCCGTGCGGCCACACATTCCATGATTCCGACCAAGACTGGTGCGGCAGCGGCTATCGGCTTGGTGATGCCTGAGCTGGCTGGCAAGCTGGATGGCATGGCAGTGCGGGTGCCCACCATCAATGTCAGTTTGGTGGATCTGGTCTTCCAGGCGGGGCGTGATACGACCAAAGATGAAGTCAATGCGATCGTCAAGGAAGCGGCGGAGGGAGCATTGCAAGGAATCTTGAAGGTCAACACCCTACCGCTGGTATCAATTGATTTCAACCACAACCCGGCATCCAGTATTTTCGATGCAACCCAGACCAAAGTGATTGCAGGCCGTCAGGTGAAGATCATGGCCTGGTATGACAATGAGTGGGGATACTCCAACCGCATGTTGGATGCGGCCAAGGCGCTGATTCAAGCAGGTCGCTGA
- a CDS encoding 5-(carboxyamino)imidazole ribonucleotide synthase has protein sequence MTTPHILPNAMLGILGGGQLGRMFTMAARAMGYRVTVLDPDPDSPAGGLADVHICSKYDDPGALQMLVDTCAAVTTEFENVPAESMRFLQARMRVTPSAECVAIAQDRIKEKRYISGAGLGVAPFLVIEKEADLAQTMTEHLPGILKVARMGYDGKGQIRVKTPEEVRAAWAQMGSKPCVLEKMLNLKTEISVIVTRTSSAEITTFPVAENQHEAGILDISIVPARVPAPIADQARGMALKLAQAMDYVGVLAVECFVLDDDTLLINEIAPRPHNSGHYTIDACLTSQFEQQVRTMCALPPGDTALLKPVAMVNLLGDIWRDDEPAWDKLLSLPNVKLHLYGKREARIGRKMGHFDVLADDVDAALAQAIELKQMLSQAD, from the coding sequence ATGACTACGCCCCATATCCTACCCAACGCCATGCTTGGCATCCTTGGTGGTGGCCAGCTAGGCCGCATGTTTACCATGGCCGCACGTGCTATGGGGTATCGCGTGACAGTGCTCGATCCCGATCCGGACAGCCCGGCGGGTGGGTTGGCGGATGTGCACATCTGCTCTAAATATGATGACCCAGGTGCATTACAGATGTTGGTGGATACCTGCGCTGCGGTGACGACAGAGTTCGAGAATGTACCTGCAGAAAGCATGCGCTTCCTGCAAGCCCGTATGCGGGTGACGCCCAGCGCGGAATGTGTCGCCATCGCGCAGGATCGGATCAAGGAAAAACGGTATATCAGTGGTGCTGGCCTGGGCGTTGCACCTTTTCTGGTCATCGAAAAGGAAGCCGATCTGGCACAAACCATGACTGAGCACCTGCCAGGGATTCTGAAGGTTGCCCGCATGGGTTATGACGGCAAAGGACAGATCCGTGTCAAAACGCCAGAGGAAGTACGGGCGGCTTGGGCGCAGATGGGTAGCAAGCCCTGTGTGTTGGAGAAGATGCTGAATCTCAAAACAGAGATTTCCGTGATCGTGACACGCACCTCGTCAGCCGAGATCACGACATTCCCTGTGGCGGAAAACCAGCACGAGGCGGGTATTCTCGACATCAGCATCGTCCCAGCCCGGGTGCCAGCGCCCATCGCTGACCAAGCGCGCGGTATGGCATTGAAGCTGGCGCAGGCCATGGATTACGTCGGCGTATTGGCGGTGGAATGTTTCGTGCTGGATGATGACACGTTGCTGATCAACGAAATTGCGCCGCGCCCGCATAACAGCGGCCATTATACGATCGATGCCTGTTTGACCAGCCAATTCGAGCAACAGGTGCGCACCATGTGTGCATTGCCACCAGGCGATACTGCATTGCTGAAGCCAGTTGCTATGGTCAATCTGCTGGGGGACATCTGGCGGGATGACGAGCCGGCATGGGACAAACTCCTATCCTTACCCAATGTCAAACTGCACTTGTATGGCAAGCGTGAGGCCCGTATCGGTCGCAAAATGGGTCATTTCGATGTGTTGGCAGACGATGTCGATGCCGCACTGGCACAGGCGATCGAGTTGAAACAAATGCTGAGCCAGGCTGACTGA
- a CDS encoding DUF2515 family protein, whose amino-acid sequence MTRCFKGHECDEQALHKSTKPISECKSYFTEENGRKVKNTEVPVLTCECIWRSYQKEAEDIIAPGGRLIADPKARNRAINAAYAKLWLHDHRFQWAGLAAFASKQVGCGLLHAADSIKKIQAEHDAQQRMVNSSKPGWGIPGVFSIGKVDEKALRDYEQARRNNPVPTADMRREGESLSLVQQQYQYVYEKLAMGNTTLFLDVFPLHAFYKKRGLKELKTCLASRQKIYGNNKYPVLWPVGQDKLRFGVDYSQILQAFEAIEAGNIPKSVEYLAQHEQVNILQPAMYNDPQLVALLRSNHASYVTGFPSGVAEAIELTLASQCRRVEDGRTIGFGSNPVADLSDINQRMPFVLKAAARFNEMLHNLNRPLLEQSIKEIAVGSGVQ is encoded by the coding sequence ATGACGCGGTGCTTCAAAGGCCACGAGTGCGATGAGCAGGCGTTGCACAAGAGCACCAAGCCGATCTCGGAGTGCAAGAGCTATTTCACTGAGGAGAATGGGCGCAAGGTCAAGAATACCGAGGTGCCGGTACTGACCTGCGAGTGCATCTGGCGCTCGTACCAAAAAGAAGCGGAAGACATCATAGCGCCGGGTGGCAGGTTGATTGCCGACCCCAAGGCGCGCAATCGCGCCATCAATGCAGCCTATGCCAAGTTGTGGCTACATGACCACCGCTTCCAGTGGGCTGGACTAGCAGCCTTCGCGTCCAAGCAGGTCGGGTGCGGCCTGCTGCATGCAGCCGATTCGATCAAGAAAATTCAGGCCGAGCACGACGCGCAGCAGCGCATGGTAAACAGCAGTAAGCCAGGATGGGGCATCCCCGGCGTGTTCAGCATCGGCAAGGTAGATGAGAAGGCACTGCGCGATTACGAGCAGGCCCGCCGCAACAATCCGGTGCCGACTGCCGATATGCGGCGTGAGGGGGAATCGCTCTCGCTGGTGCAGCAACAGTACCAGTACGTGTATGAAAAGCTGGCCATGGGGAATACCACGCTGTTTCTGGATGTGTTCCCGCTGCATGCGTTTTACAAGAAGCGGGGATTGAAGGAACTCAAGACTTGCTTGGCCTCGCGCCAAAAGATCTATGGGAACAACAAGTACCCAGTGCTGTGGCCAGTGGGGCAGGATAAGCTTAGATTCGGCGTTGATTACTCGCAAATCTTGCAAGCCTTTGAAGCGATTGAGGCAGGCAACATACCGAAGAGCGTCGAATACCTAGCGCAACACGAGCAGGTCAACATCCTGCAACCGGCAATGTACAACGACCCGCAGTTGGTGGCGCTACTACGCAGCAATCACGCATCCTACGTTACTGGCTTCCCGTCGGGCGTGGCCGAAGCCATCGAACTGACGCTGGCCAGCCAATGCCGTCGGGTCGAGGACGGGCGCACCATCGGCTTCGGCAGCAACCCCGTGGCCGATCTGTCCGATATCAACCAGCGCATGCCCTTTGTACTCAAGGCGGCAGCACGCTTCAACGAGATGCTGCACAACCTCAACCGCCCCTTGCTGGAGCAATCCATCAAGGAAATTGCTGTAGGTAGTGGCGTACAATGA